CAAGACAATAGGTTTGAATATGATAAGagacctaaaaaaaaagagagacacagTCTCTGGCTGAGGACTGAACTGAAAATCTAGCGGCAGCTCTGTCTGCTTATGAACTCAATTAAGCCAGATTATCATTAGCAATCTTCATCAAAAGCTGTGAAAGTGAGAAGCTGAGCAGAGGGAGCTTTCATTCTCACCTCATCACTGCAGGTGAATGCTGTCATGCAGAGAAGCTGATGCTTGAAATAGTCTCTGCTTCTGCTTTAAGGGACCCAGTGTTGGCACTGAGACTGTTGTTGCTGAAGACAGAGCCGCCTCTAATTGGCCAGCTCAATCTCCTCATCCCATCCACGCAGACTcacgcactctctctctctctctctctctatgacTTGACTGATTACATGCTTTCTCCAATGCCTGCAGGGCCGTGTGAGGCGAGGAACCAATAGCATGTCGGGGAGGGCGGAACTGGGAGCAGTCGGCCAGCTTCAGGCTGAGATGCTGCATTTGGACCTCATCGACGGTGCTGACGGTTACCGCAGCGACAAAGAGTCCTCCAAGGCGTCTGCCATCGCTCCTCCACCGGTTTCCAaggaccctgcagcacctgttaCCATGGATACTTACCGCCCCAAGAGACCCACGACCCTTAACCTCTTCCCGATTGTGCCACGCACACAGGTAGAGCCTGAATTAACCTTtttccacacactcacacacacacatatgcatagaAACACTCAGATGGTGGAAAActtaaaaaaggagaaaaactacaaaaatgtTGCTGTATAAAAGAAGATGttgccgtgtgtgtgttggttgatCTTCATAGACATACTGGAAATATAAATGGCCGACCTGCCAGACATCACTACTGGATTCACTACAAGTGTTTCTCTGACAGGATGTGTTTTCTGAACGGAACAATGGCCTCAATTGTCAAGacagatcttttttttcctgtggtgcCCGTCTCCGTTTGTGCTTGAATGCTGTTGGAGCtcgtgactgtgtgtgtgtgtgtgtctgtgtgtgtgtctgtgtgtgtgtgtgtgtgtctgtgtgtgtatccatgtaCATCAATCTCAGCGACAGGGACATTTTATCTAAGTGCTGTTTAAGGGCTACTTACTACAGAATGTACTGTATCAATGAGGATCGTTGGGTAGTATAGACCTATAAAcaacatatatgtgtgtgtgtgttggggtgaggctgtgtgtgtgtttgtgtgacagtgtAGACATGCATAAAAATCATTTATCTGTAGTCGAGAACATCACATCCACTCTGTGTTTTCACTCTTGGAGTGGACAGATGGTTAACTGCTTGATAAAATGCTGAGTTTCCCTGGTTGCCTTGACAACAAGGTCACCAATGACTGTAATATGTTATCCGTGATAGAATCATCACAGGTAGTCGAGGCTGATGCCTCTTTTTAACAGTAAGGAGTCATGTGATGAAGGAGAGTGTGATGAATCAGGGAAGGATCTGTGGCATCTTCTCAGAAGTCCTAAGATGCCGGAGAAGTGTGGCTGATAAGTGCAGAATAAATCTGCACTTTATAGTGAAAATATGTCAGTATTGATGTAAGCACATCTGAGCATGAAGATCACTGTTTGGTTCCTCATAGCATTACAGTCAATGCTGCGTTTAAGGTTTGGGGAAGCAAAGGATGCTTGATTGATGAAGTTTTGTTGGAAGctttgttgtcatggttacagtAATCATCATGTGAGTGAGGATTCTAGCCAGACCTGAAAACATTCATTGAAACCTGACATCATCCTGTCTTAACATCCTCAAGATCAGTGTCACTACATCCTTTTTACGTAACAAAAGTGTCAGTTTAGGTAAAAGAGATGATTCTGTGTTGGCCTTTAAGACCATCCACTTCCTGCAGGAGATACCTTTAGGTAGGTTTATCAGCTGCCTGAATACAGAGTAAATGTGCTGCACAACTAAAACTATTTGATTTATTAGGTTATGTGGAGCTGCAGTGTTGGCAGTAATTCCCTTTTAAACTGTTAGTTTAAACCATATGAATATTAATTGAAGAAAACAGATTCAGTCCGTTTAACaaatgaaaccaaaacaaagctTCTAGTCTGCTGCCAGCAGCACGTTTTAACTGGATGAAATTAAATCATTTGAGGTTACGGACTCGGTAATTGGGGGCATGAATAATTATATAAATGGAACAAACTAAAGGATTTTTAGTCATTGTCACGTATAGAGTTCAGATAAAGCCTGTGTGCTGACACGTCTGTTATGTAATATAGATATTAATGTATATATGTGAGTGCAGGCTGTCAACATGATCAGCCGAGCAGCTCTATATTTATCTGCGCTTTGTTCTTTGCCCAGTTTTCATGTGGTGGAAAGAAGCCTACTGTACTTGCTGCTGtgcctttgtctgtgtgtgtgtgtgtctgtgtgtgtgtgtgtgtgtgtctgtgtgtgtgtgtgtgtgtgtgctgagatgTCAGAACTGGAAAGCATAAAGGAAATAATTGCTCtccagtgttttttcttcttcttgggaGGTCTTCAGGTCTCCTGGGGTGATTCTttatgcaggaaaaaaatgtaaaatgtggaATAACTACATGTATGAAAGCTTTAGCTCAGATTTGGTAGCATTTCTGTCAGATACACAACTATTAACACACTAGTAAGTTCGTCATGGTTCAGCAGAGCTGAGAGTGAAGTCGAAGGTTCAGTCAGGTGGTGTAGACAAAAGTTGCTTCAGATTGCTGCTCACTGGGTGACTGTTTCCAGGTCAGTGCATCCGCAGAAAtgcaaaatatacattttagcTCTGCATCATTTGGCAGCGCCTGACAGAATTCTGAGgttgagcagcagcagccctgaaCACTCATGAGCTGCTTTGGAGCACTGATGCTGTTTGACAAGCAGCATTTTGTGTGGCGTTTTTGTtccagagaaaaacaaaggaagTCCCAAACTACCATGAAAACACACCTTCTAACATCATATTAGGTTCTGTTTGGAACTGAATGATGCTGGTATAATAGGGTGGAGGAGCTCTTATTGAAGGGATTTAGTGGATAGATAGAAAGACAGACGTCTATCtcaaggaggaggaaggaattCCGCAGTCCTAAtcccagtctgtctgtctctaatCTCTCACCCACTTGTGATTTATGTGTATGTGATCTGAGTTGTTTACACAAAGGCAGCAATGCACTCACATGTAGAAGTATCCGCAGGCCCATTAGAAAGTGCACCGTAAAGGGAATGGATGGGATTTTGTCATCCGCCTGCGGTGAGCAGTGATCTTCTAGTCACAGTAATAATACAGGCCCCTTTAGATCGATGCTGCGGTTTCCCACCTGCTGATTCACCCGTTGTCATAGCAACGGCTCCATCTGCGCCTGGTACACGTAGATGGGAAGTGAGTCACGAGCGGTGggtggacagaggaggatgaggaggatctTATTTTGGACACGTCGTCGTCGTCACAGGAGTTTCCAGTTCCCCCTAAACCATCTATTCAGATCTGTTTTTAATCATGTCGGTCTTCCGGAAATTAATCTTGATTGGCAGGTTTTAAAATATAATCATGAGTTTTGAGCCTTCTTTGTATCCATCTGGCAAATCAGACCCTTTGTaagctcttgttttttttggcttgtGGAAGTACATGtggagtgaatgtgtgtggttAGGATGCCAGTTTAAAACTCAGAGGAAAGATTTCACTGACCACACCCCTGTTACACATCACCTGCTGCATCATCAGCATCAACATCATTGATTTCTGACTCACACCCCACAGACAGCCATCATTTCCTGTGAAATATGTGTTTCTCATCTGTACTACAGATTAAATTATAATTGTATATCATTTTTCAAATATGGCTAAAAAACTTTTTTAGTAACATGGATgaactgcaaaaaaagaaagaaatacatGATTTCATATGAACAaccacccaaaaaaaaagagcctAAAGAGtctgatactgtgtgtgtgttggcagtaGCTTGTGTAAAAGGTCTGGTCCCTTTAAATGCACACCACGGAGCACAGACAAAAGAATCCCTGCTCATTCAACAGAAtaaaaggtttgtgtgtgtgtgtgtcagtgagtgagtgagcgagaaagagagagagagagggggaaagacacacaaaagttGTATACACTGTGTCAGGGTCCAGAATTCAGTGACCAATCCCCTCTGCTCTGGTTTTCTGTCCATCTCTCTcaccacttcctccttttttccagGACACATTAAACAACAACTCCCTGGGGAAGAAATACAGCTGGCAGGAGAAGGTTTCTGGTTCATCCTCACCCCTTAAAACAGGTGATGACCATGTTTTAGCTGCATTTtatccaatgtgtgtgtgtgatatgcaTTGAGTTTGGCAGACTGTGAGTCCTTTTTGAGCTTGAGGGACAGAGCTAAGGCTTGGATTAGCTGCTGAAGCAATactatacactgtgtgtgtgttagccagCTTTGGCTTAGCTGTGCGCTGTCATAGCTCATTGCTACAActcttttcagagcagcatgTGAGGTGAGACTAACCACACTCGCTGCCAAATGTTAATTTAAAGTTAAATATCGCTTGTTATCCCATCATAACTCAATCAAAACACCCCAGGAGCATGGTCTTCAACTTAATGTATTCCTTAAAAAGGCTGTCTATATATATAGTGGGAACATCCGCACATTGTTCAGGGATGATTAGTCCATTATTTCAGTCACttttgcagccattttgtcaGAAATACCAGGATGTAAACTGTTGTGTACATGTACCTGCTCATCCTTTAGTGTCACTGAAGGAAGCCCATGCGTGCTTTTCACAGTCAGAAAGGATGACATGCTCCCTTTAGGTGAAGGGTCTTGTGACCATGCAGTCACTACGAGCTCAGTCACAAGGCAAACCTCTAGATTTGCCTTCACCATTGGTTGTGAATTTTTGAAGCTTACTGGGATCAGGCGAGAAGTTCAGAAAGATCTGCTGTTCCATCACACTCAGAGGGGCCAGTTGATAAAATGCAGGCTAGGCGAGGGACCCCTGGATGCCTCCCTTTTAGAGGTCAGTTGTGTGGTGGAGACCCATGATGCTCTGCAGGGATTATATCATCCAGCTGGCCTCTGAAGCAGCTGGAGATCCCCtctggaggagcaggtggaagCTGCTCTCCTCCCCAGTAGCTTCTGGAACCCTGATGGGAGGATTTTTACAGTGATACAACCAGCAGATTTGTTAAAGAATAAAATGGTAAACGATATCATATGTGCTCACAAACACTTTTTAACTTTAGTTTTATGAGTCATCTGAGAGCTGAATTTAAATTGCAAATGATCGTGATTCAGTGCAGAAGTCTGTGCAGCGCCACAAAGAATTCCACTATTTTTAAGgattatttttctgtcatcTGTGAGGATGTATGAACAGTTTCACAGCAGTAATTCTTTTTGAGGACAGACAGCATCTCAGTATGGTCCTGAGTTGTTGTCTTTCTTGGGTGTAGCTGTCAGACGTCACTGCTGCGTCactcaaagtgaaaaaaaaatcaagcctGGATTTCCTGTAGATGGATTATGACATAACACGTCAGTCACCTTCTCCTAGCTGCACTCTGAATTTGATGAGTAATGGGGATTTAGCTGCGTAATCCTGACATCTGTTACCTAACCATTTCtacttttctctcttcctgtctgttctTCACTTTATCTGTCTGTGCTTTCGCTGCcatgtctgtttgtgcatttgtttgtcGATCATGTCTGCGTTTTGGCGTCATGTATATatgctccgtgtgtgtgtctggtctgtgtttgtgcctgtgtgtctctgtgtgtgtggctgtctgCCTCCTTTTGTTTGCGCTTGCTGCGCTCTCTACAGGTGACCTCACACCTCCACGTGAGCACAGGTGTCTGAGCGACGAGGACAAGGTGCAGGGTGGGGGAGCACAGACCAAAGACCGCGGGACCTCCACAGACGCCCCCTGCAGACACAGCCACAAGTCGGGACACTCGCACGGCTCATCCACAGGAGCTGTGACGCGTTCCAAGCTTCAGGAGAAACCGCCTGCGCCGCCTCCACCTCAGAACTACACGCCAGCTCCTCTGTACCCAGCGGGAAAGGCGGATGGGCACCACAGAGAGAGGATTCGATACCACACGGACGTTCAACTAGAGCCCACAGATGAGATCTATCTGACTCCTGTGCAGCGCTCTGCTGACTCCCTGGACCCCCCTAACGTGCCAGACCGCCCTTTCCTCTCACAACAGACTGAGCAGGGCCGCATGTCCATTAGCTCCGACACGGAGGGTCCACCTCCTTATCAGCCCCTCCCCGACCGGACCAACCCTTCCATCTACGAGGAGGACGAGATCTATGTCCCTCCTCCTTCATATGCTTCCTGTGTAGAGTCTCTCATCACACCGCCCAGTATGGCCTGCTCCTCGCTCGctctggacctcagcctaaagGGGGCAGGCACGGGGGCCGGGGTTATGCTGAGAGCCGGGTCATCAGTAGAATATGTTGATGCCACAGATGAGAGCTACTGTGGTGAGGATGAGGACGTGGACAGGATAATAATGGACGGAAGCATGAGAAAGGTGGGAGGAAAGGGagagtgctgcagcagcaaagcTGCCCCAGTAAGAACTTCCATGAGCTCAGAGGCCAGCGGCCTGTCATATGACTCAGTCAAATACACACTGGTGGTGGATGAGCACGCTCAGCTCGAGCTCGTCAGTCTCCGGCAGTGTTACCAAGGCTACAGCGACGACAGCGACTCGGCTACCGTCTACGACAACTGCGTCTCCTCCCCTTACGAATCGGCCATTGGGGAAGAGTacgaggaagaagatgaggaggaggaggaggagcacgaCGCTCGGATAGGAGGCGTGCGAAGAGAGGCCACGGCCTGCCTCTCTGAGGACTCCACACCAGAGGCAGACCTGCACTTCTCCAAGAAGTTCCTCAACGTCTTCATGAACGGtcgctccagctcctccagtaAGTCGTGATCCTAAAATCAGATATTAAATGGTTCcactgttaaaaataataatcgtGCATATCATTGTGGGATTTCACAGGATTTGACAAAATAATTCATCAAAAGCCTCCTCCTTTAAATTCTGTGGAGAGGAAGCACATCAGCACAGAAGGCTGTTGGTCTTTTTAATTCCATTTAAACATACAGTAACACTGCAGAGAATGCTGTCTGGCCAAATTGGCACGGAAGCCATTAAAAGGCTTAAAGCAACGTGGCTGATGAAGCAGAACCAGAGCAGAGATATTCATGCTGTAACCGTGAACGCTGAGGCGCTCCAAAGATTGAAGTGCTGTAGTCTTATTTTATATCCA
This portion of the Parambassis ranga chromosome 3, fParRan2.1, whole genome shotgun sequence genome encodes:
- the mapk8ip1b gene encoding C-Jun-amino-terminal kinase-interacting protein 1 isoform X3, with translation MSLNCNGPDIKGRVRRGTNSMSGRAELGAVGQLQAEMLHLDLIDGADGYRSDKESSKASAIAPPPVSKDPAAPVTMDTYRPKRPTTLNLFPIVPRTQDTLNNNSLGKKYSWQEKVSGSSSPLKTGDLTPPREHRCLSDEDKVQGGGAQTKDRGTSTDAPCRHSHKSGHSHGSSTGAVTRSKLQEKPPAPPPPQNYTPAPLYPAGKADGHHRERIRYHTDVQLEPTDEIYLTPVQRSADSLDPPNVPDRPFLSQQTEQGRMSISSDTEGPPPYQPLPDRTNPSIYEEDEIYVPPPSYASCVESLITPPSMACSSLALDLSLKGAGTGAGVMLRAGSSVEYVDATDESYCGEDEDVDRIIMDGSMRKVGGKGECCSSKAAPVRTSMSSEASGLSYDSVKYTLVVDEHAQLELVSLRQCYQGYSDDSDSATVYDNCVSSPYESAIGEEYEEEDEEEEEEHDARIGGVRREATACLSEDSTPEADLHFSKKFLNVFMNGRSSSSSAESFGLYSCVINGEERDQSHRAVYRFVPRHDDELELEVDDPLLVEVQAEDYWYEGYNMRTGARGIFPAYYAIEVAKDTEKYKVKSSEWMDRYRLKFLGSVQVPYHKGNDVLCAAMQKIATNRRMTVKYNPPSSCILEISVKGIKLEVQEDYYACDRSNECSHFFQLKNVSFCGYHPKNSKYFGFITKHPADQRFACHVFVSENSTKPVAESVGKAFQLYYKEFVEFSCPTEDIYLE
- the mapk8ip1b gene encoding C-Jun-amino-terminal kinase-interacting protein 1 isoform X1, which produces MADREKRKATPPSGRNVQVKSPASFRLTHDISLDEFEDDDLSEITEITDECGMSLNCNGPDIKGRVRRGTNSMSGRAELGAVGQLQAEMLHLDLIDGADGYRSDKESSKASAIAPPPVSKDPAAPVTMDTYRPKRPTTLNLFPIVPRTQDTLNNNSLGKKYSWQEKVSGSSSPLKTGDLTPPREHRCLSDEDKVQGGGAQTKDRGTSTDAPCRHSHKSGHSHGSSTGAVTRSKLQEKPPAPPPPQNYTPAPLYPAGKADGHHRERIRYHTDVQLEPTDEIYLTPVQRSADSLDPPNVPDRPFLSQQTEQGRMSISSDTEGPPPYQPLPDRTNPSIYEEDEIYVPPPSYASCVESLITPPSMACSSLALDLSLKGAGTGAGVMLRAGSSVEYVDATDESYCGEDEDVDRIIMDGSMRKVGGKGECCSSKAAPVRTSMSSEASGLSYDSVKYTLVVDEHAQLELVSLRQCYQGYSDDSDSATVYDNCVSSPYESAIGEEYEEEDEEEEEEHDARIGGVRREATACLSEDSTPEADLHFSKKFLNVFMNGRSSSSSAESFGLYSCVINGEERDQSHRAVYRFVPRHDDELELEVDDPLLVEVQAEDYWYEGYNMRTGARGIFPAYYAIEVAKDTEKYKVKSSEWMDRYRLKFLGSVQVPYHKGNDVLCAAMQKIATNRRMTVKYNPPSSCILEISVKGIKLEVQEDYYACDRSNECSHFFQLKNVSFCGYHPKNSKYFGFITKHPADQRFACHVFVSENSTKPVAESVGKAFQLYYKEFVEFSCPTEDIYLE
- the mapk8ip1b gene encoding C-Jun-amino-terminal kinase-interacting protein 1 isoform X2, giving the protein MDSGGEGGEGWMEDQWEKWLTHDISLDEFEDDDLSEITEITDECGMSLNCNGPDIKGRVRRGTNSMSGRAELGAVGQLQAEMLHLDLIDGADGYRSDKESSKASAIAPPPVSKDPAAPVTMDTYRPKRPTTLNLFPIVPRTQDTLNNNSLGKKYSWQEKVSGSSSPLKTGDLTPPREHRCLSDEDKVQGGGAQTKDRGTSTDAPCRHSHKSGHSHGSSTGAVTRSKLQEKPPAPPPPQNYTPAPLYPAGKADGHHRERIRYHTDVQLEPTDEIYLTPVQRSADSLDPPNVPDRPFLSQQTEQGRMSISSDTEGPPPYQPLPDRTNPSIYEEDEIYVPPPSYASCVESLITPPSMACSSLALDLSLKGAGTGAGVMLRAGSSVEYVDATDESYCGEDEDVDRIIMDGSMRKVGGKGECCSSKAAPVRTSMSSEASGLSYDSVKYTLVVDEHAQLELVSLRQCYQGYSDDSDSATVYDNCVSSPYESAIGEEYEEEDEEEEEEHDARIGGVRREATACLSEDSTPEADLHFSKKFLNVFMNGRSSSSSAESFGLYSCVINGEERDQSHRAVYRFVPRHDDELELEVDDPLLVEVQAEDYWYEGYNMRTGARGIFPAYYAIEVAKDTEKYKVKSSEWMDRYRLKFLGSVQVPYHKGNDVLCAAMQKIATNRRMTVKYNPPSSCILEISVKGIKLEVQEDYYACDRSNECSHFFQLKNVSFCGYHPKNSKYFGFITKHPADQRFACHVFVSENSTKPVAESVGKAFQLYYKEFVEFSCPTEDIYLE